The genomic DNA TACCCCTCAACTCGTTTGAAGTGGGATTCCAAACGGGATCGCATCAGTCTTCTCGCTTTCGATCATGGGACTGCGGACGAGGCGGAATCTGCCCTGGAAACATTCATAGAGGAGCGGTGCCGCAGTTTCCCGCCGCGAGCCCTCCGCAGCTCCATCAGAAAGGATCTGGTGCTCAACCTGTATCTGAGCGGAAGAAGCCTGAGTGCTGAGGAGAAAACCTTTTCCCTCAACGTTTCCCGTGGGGGAGCGTTCATACAGACCATTCATTCGTACGAAAAGGGGGACGACGTCTCGATCAGGTTCAGGGAATTATTCGAAGGTACCGAGGTGAGAGGGGTGGTCTGCTGGCGGCTTGCGTGGGGGGAGCGCCGTGCGGTCCCCGGGATAGGCATCCGGTTTGAGGGGTTGTCGGAGGCTCAGGCAGCGGAGTTGGCCCGGCTACTGAAAAAATAGGAAAAGCCAGCAGCAGCCGAAGCGCTGCTGCTGGCTAAATGTTTGAAGGGGTTCGCGCGGAGATGCGTCAGGCGGTTGCACACGCCAATTCGAGCTGCAATTCCTCGATGGCCATCTCCTGCAGTTTGAACTTCTGAATTTTTCCCGAAGCGGTCATCGGATAGCTGCTGACGAATTTAACGTAGCGCGGAATCTTGTAGTTGGCTATCTTCCCCCTGCAGAAAGCCTTCACCTCCTCCTCGGTCATCTCTTCCCCCTTCTTCAGAATGATGGCTGCCATAACCTGCTCGCCATATTTCCGGTCGGGGACGCCGTAGACCTGCACGTCCGAGATCTTCGGATGGGTGTAGAGGAACTCCTCGATTTCCCGGGGATAGATGTTTTCGCCGCCGCGGATAATGATATTCTTGATCCGGCCGGTGATCTTGCAGTAGCCGTTCTCGTCCATGACCGCCAGGTCCCCGGTATGGAGCCAGCCTTCGGCGTCTATTGCCTTGGCTGTCTCCTCCACCATCTTGTAGTAGCCCTTCATGACCAGATAACCGCGCGTGCAAAGCTCTCCCTGTGTTCCGGGGGCGACGGTGGCGCCCGTCTCGATATCGACGATCTTCACCTCCACATTGGGGAGCGAGCGGCCGACAGAGGCGACCCGTAACTCGATCGGGTCGTCGGTGCGCGTCTGGGTGATGACGGGTGAGGACTCGGTCTGTCCGTAGGCGATGGTGATCTCGGTGGCGTTCATATCCCGTATGACCCGCTTCATCACCTCTATTGGACAGGGGCTTCCGGCCATTATTCCGGTCCGCAGGCTAGAAAGGTCGAAGAGCTCGAAGGCCGGATGCTCCAGCTCAGCGATGAACATTGTCGGCACGCCATGGAGAGCCGTGCACCGCTCCTTCTCCACCGTCTGAAGCACTTTGAGCGGGTCGAAAACTTCGACCGGCACCATGGCTGCTCCGTGGGTAACGCAGGCCATCACGCCGAGAACGCAACCGAAACAGTGGAAGAAGGGGACCGGGATGCAGAGGCGGTCCTTGTCGGTAAACTTCATGCACTCGCCGATGTAGAAGCCGTTGTTCACGACGTTATAGTGGGTGAGCATCACTCCCTTGGGGAAGCCGGTCGTACCCGAGGTGTACTGCATGTTTATCACTTCGTGGCAGTCGAGGCCGGCCTCCACGGCGGCAAGCTCTGCATCGGTCACCTCCTTGCCTGATTCCACAAGGCTCGAAAAGCTGAACATTCCGGATGGGGTTTGCTCTCCCAGAAAGACGACATTCTTCAGGAAAGGGAGTGTGTTGCTTGAAAGCTTCCCGGGTTCGGAGGTTCTCAGTTCAGGGACAACCTCGTAGACTGTATCTACGTAATCGGTATCCTTGAACGACTTGACGAGGAAGAGGGTAGTGGAGTCGGACTGGTTGAGAATGTACTCCAGTTCACGGGATTTGTAGTTGGTGTTTACGGTGACCAGGACTGCGCCGATTTTAGCGGTGGCGAACTGAAGCACCACCCACTCCGGGACGTTGTATGCCCAGATGGAAACATGGTCCCCCTTTTTGATGCCGAGCCGCAGAAGCCCCTTTGCCACCTGCCTGCACACGTCGTTGAACTGCCGGTAGCTGTAGCGCAGCCCTTTATCGGGATATACCAGTGCATCGTTATCAGGATACCGATCGGCTATATGGTCAAGTAGACCGCCTGCGGTAAAGGGAAGAAGTTCCGCCATCATGTTCCTCCAGTGTGCGCCGTGCTTGCGGTGGCGAGAAAGGGCAAAATTCATTAAGTAGCAGGTACATACACGAAGGGGCGTCACCTGTCAATACGCAATCTGTGAATAGCGATTCCCGATTCAGGGGGGATGGCACGATGGCGGGGAGAGGTGCGTCAAACTGCGCCGCAGAGGGGGAAAAGAGGGTTGACCGCAGTGTCCAATGCTGTATAGTATGGCCGCCCGGGGAGTATTCGCCCCAATTGATTCAGTCGTGCAAGAGTGTAAATCGGAAGTGTGAAATGAAAGACGCAAAGAACAGCACCGCCGGTGCCAGGAAATACTTCATATACACCGGGATCGCCGTAGGAACCGCCTTAAGTCTCTGGTACCTCTACCGGATACACCTCCAGCGCATCGAGCCTGGAGTGCCGGTCAAGTACGACCCTGTGTGGACTCAGTTCGTGAACATCGCCCTCATCTACTTTGCAGCAATTTTCCAGTTCAGCCTTCTGCACAAGCTGTATGGCCTTGTGATGCGTTTTGTGAGGAAAGATCGTCCCCGGTAAAAGCCGCCGGGGGAACGCCTATGGATAAAGAAACTCTCGACCGGCTCAAAAGCTGGTTTTCCGATTACTGCTCCGGATTCCGGTTCTCCTCCACGGAAGACCAGCGGAATATTGCTCTGAAGGAAATCCATACCCGCAACGTCTGTGCGGACATGGTCCGTATCGCCGGAGAGGAGAGGGTAGCCGGAAAATCTCTCCTCGTAGCCGAGACGGTTGCTCTGTTTCACGATGTGGGCAGGTTCGAGCAGTACCGGCGCTATCGTACGTATCGTGACAGCGACTCGGAGAACCACGCTCTGCTGGGCGCCCGGATTCTTCAGGAGACCCGCGTGCTCGAAATGCTGGAAGAGCCGGAGCGGCGGATCATCATTGAGTCGGTCCGGCTGCACAACCTCTTTTCGATTCCGCGTGATGTGGCCTCCGATGTGAAGCCCTTTCTCGAGCTGATCAGGGATGCAGACAAGCTGGACATCTGGCGGGTCTTCATCGAGCAGTTCAGGCTTCCCGTTGCCGAGCAGGCTTCCGCCGCTTTCCTCGGCCTCCCCCTTACGACCACCTACACGAGCGATCTGCTTGCATATCTTCACCGTGGTGAGATGATTAGCTTGTCCAGGGTGAAAGTCGTCAACGATTTCAAACTGCTCCAGATGTCCTGGATTTTCGACCTCAACTGCAAGGCGTCCCTCCGGATGGTGGAGGAGCGGGAGTACATCAGCCACCTTGCCGAAACCCTTCCCGATGATGAGGCTATCCGGGAGGTAGTGGAGGTGCTGCGGAAGCATCTGAAGGAGCGGGTTGCGTGACGGGAGGCGAAATGCACGGGTTCGAGATCATAGGTGCAGTCGGAATTGCGATGATGTTCGTCTTCTGGCTCATTTTCGCCGCCGGGTTCGTGGTATGGCTTTGGGCGCTGGTGGATATTCTGCGCCATGAATTCAGTGGGAACAACAAGCTGATCTGGCTCCTCGTCGTGATCAGTCTCCCTCTGCTTGGGGTATTGCTTTACTGGTTCATAGGCCGGGAACAGAAGGTTTCCAGTGACGTTCATGCTCCGTTTTCCGGGCATGGCGAGGATAATAAGGAAGAGGAGAGATAGAGTATGAAGAACAATGCGATGAAGTTATTCGTTGCCGCAGTGACCCTCCTGTTGCTAGCCGCCGCCCTTCCTGACAGGAGCGCCGACGCCCGGGCCGGCGGTGGGAGGTCTTCGGGGAGCCGAGGATCCCGCAGCTACTCTCCCCCAAACCGTTCCTATTCGCGCCCGGCCCCGGCGCCGTCGAGAGATGCTTTCCCCGGTTCAGCGCCGGTTCAGCGCCAGACCGGTTCCGGCGGTTTTCTCCGGAGCATGGCGGGGGGAATCGTGGGCGGGGTGCTTGGAGGAATGCTCTTCCGCAGCCTCGGGTTCGGCGGGATGGGAGGACTCGGCGGAAGCGGCATCGGCCTCTTCGAGATCATACTCATCGCCGGCATCGGATATCTGATCTACCGGATGGTGGCGAAACGCAGAGCCGCGGCCTCCGCCCCCGGTTACGGCCCGGGAACGCAGAATGTACCATCTTACGAGCGGCCCGATTACCGTGAGCAGGCGTCCATGGCTCCGGCATGGCAAGCTTCTCCAGGCGAGGCCGACGTCCAGGCGGGTATCTCCCACATCCGGCAGATGGACCCGAACTTCGACGAAGGGCGTTTCAAGGATATGGTAATGGATGTGTTCTTCAAGATTCAGGGTGCCTGGATGAACCGGAATCTGTCGGGTGTGTTGCCGCTTCTGACCGAAGAGATGCAGCATATCCTGCAGGAGGACGTGGACCGGCTTCTGCGGGAGAAGCGGATCAACCGGCTCGAGAACATTGCCGTGCGGAGCGTCGATATTTCGGAGGCATGGCAGGAGGGGGGGCAGGATTTCGTTACGGCCCTGATCTACGCCAACCTCCTCGACTATACCGTTGACGATCAGAGCGGCGCGGTAGTTGCCGGAAGCAACATCGAGCCGGTCAAATTCGAAGAGTACTGGACCTTCGCACGCCCGGTCGGGAACAATCAGTGGAGGCTGTCGGCAATTGACCAGAAATAACTTCGACTTCAGGTTTTCTCGGGACTAAAGGATAAGCCGGTTCTGCAGCCCGGCCGGAGGTTTTCAGGCGGCCTCCGGCCTTTTCGTTTCGGCAGCTTTGACTATCTGGCCATGTGCCGCATCCCGTAGAAGGCACCGCTGGCGAAGGCGATGACCCAGAGAGTGTAGATCGTGAGGCTGACTTTGTGGAAGGTCCTGTTTATCGGCTCGGCTCGGCGGAGCAGGCTGGCGAAAGTGGCCAGTAGAAAGTGGAAGGCCATCCCGCCGAGGGAAAGAATGCCGGTGACATGGTGCATCTGCGGCGCTTTACCGAATGCTAGTGCGTAGCGGTTCATCTGCAGTGTGCCCAGGTAGTCGCAAAGCAGGCCGAGCCCGAAGACCAGAAGATGTTTTCGGTGCAGCCCTTCTTTTCGGCCGCTGAACACGGCATAGGTATAGAAGAGGAGGGCGAGGCTCATGAAGAGGATGGCTCGAAGGAGCATCAGCTGAGCCTCCCCGTCTGGCGCAAGGCTTCGTAGAGAACGATTCCTGCAGCGGTAGACAGATTGAGGCTGCGGACCTTTCCGAAGATCGGAATCCGGATCGTGCTGTCACGGTTGTTTTCGAGAAGCTCCTCCGGCAGCCCCTGGGTCTCCTTGCCGAAGACAAGGAAATCCCCCTCCCGGAAGGAAAAGGAGACGTAGCTGGTTTCCCCTTTTTTGCTCGTATAGACGAAGCGCCCGCCGGGATGTGCAGCCTTGAGCTCGTCAAGGTCCTGCCAATAGCGGACATCGATCTCGCTCCAGTAGTCGAGCCCGGCCCGTTTCAGGGAACGGTCGTCGGTGGAGAAGCCGAGCTTCCCCACGAGATGCAGCACCGTGCGGGTCGCACCGCAGAGGCGGGCGATGTTTCCCGTATTGGGAGGGATCTCCGGTTCGATGAGGACGATGTTGAAGGGTATGGCAGGTTCCATAGGCTCGCGGCGGTAATGTATACCATGAAGTGCTGCCGCCGGTCTTGAAATTTTTAGCGGTGGGGGCTATTATTCAGCTTTTCTTCCGTAGCCACACAATCCCAATCCAGAGGAGCCGCAATGAAGGTAATCGTTACCGACGAGGTTGCCAGCGAAGGTCTGGCGCTGCTGTCACAGGACCCCCGCATTAAAATGGACGTCCGACTCGGCCTGAGCAAGGAGCAGCTGCTCGACGTCATCGGTGAGTACGAGGTGATCATAACCCGGAGCGGCACCACGGTCGACCGTGATGTTCTCGATGCGGGAAAGAAGCTGAAGATGGTTGCCCGTGCAGGGGTCGGCATAGACAATGTGGATGTCGATTATGCGAGCACGAAAGGGGTCATCGTCGTCAATGCACCCTTCGGCAACACCAACAGCGCGGCAGAGCACACGCTCTCCCTCCTTCTCTCCTTCTGCCGCAACGTCCCCAAAGCGAACGCGAGCCTGAAAGGAGGGGACTGGAAGAGGGCCCCCTTCACTGGGTATGAACTGAAGGGGAAGGTGGCGGGAGTCATCGGCCTCGGCAAGGTAGGGGGACGGGTTGCCACGCGCCTCAAGGCGTTCGAGTGCGAAGTGCTTGCCTGCGATCCTTATATTTCGGTCAAACGCGCTCACGATCTTGGCGTCAAGCTGGTTTCCCACGATGAAATCTACAAGCAGTGCGACATAGTCACGGTTCATACTCCCCTCAATGACGAGACGAAAAACATGATCGGGGAGCGTGAGCTGGGGATGATGAAGCAGGGGGTGATCGTCCTCAATGTTGCCAGGGGGGGCATACTCAACGAGGAGGCTCTTCTTTCCTTCCTCGAAAAAGGGAAGGTGGCCGGTGCCGCCATTGACGTATTCAGTGAAGAGCCACCTAAATCCGAAGCAGTCAAGCGGCTCATCGCCCACGACAAGGTCGTAGTCACCCCGCACCTGGGTGCCAACACCTTCGAGGCACAGGTAAATGTGGCGGTGGATGTCTCCAGGGAGATCCTCAACTATCTGGACGACCAGCCCCTGGAAAATGCGGTCAACATTCCCCGCTTCGACCTGGCGCTCATGGACCAGATGCGCCCTTTCCTCAATCTGATGAGCGCCATGTGCGATTTCGGCATTCAGCTCCTGGACACGAACCCTGCCAAGGTCACCTTCGGCTATTCGGGTACCATCGCCCACTACGACTGCACCCCCCTTACGGTGTGTGGGATAGCCGCTCTCCTCAACCGCCGGGTTGAGCAGGACGTCAACATGGTGAACGCCACCCTAATCGCTGAGAACATGGGGATCGTCATCGAAGAGACGAAATCGACACAGGTGGACGCTTTTTCCAATCTGGTCACCCTCGCCATCGAGGGTGAGGGGGGGAAGCGCCGGCTGATTTCCGGGACCCTCTTCGAGGGAGCGCCGCGGATCGTAAGGCTGCGCGACTATTCGATAGAATTCGCTCTCGACGAGCACATGCTGCTCCTCAACTATGAAGACCGGCCCGGCATGATCGGCAAGATCGGCACCATCATGGGGACGCACGGAATAAATATCGCCTCCATGAGTCTTGGTCGACGCGAGAAGAAGGGAGAGGCGATGGTCATCCTGTCTCTCGACTCGGCGGTGCCGCCGGAGGTGGTGGAAGAGGTTCGAGACTCCATTTCGGCAAGCTTCATCCGTGCGATCCACATGCGGATCGGCACCTGCAACCGCGGCTGCGGCTGCGGCGTGTAAACTGAAAACAATGCATTTCCCCCCCCGCAGACCGGAAGGCTGCGGGGGGACTGTTATCACGGGAGGAACGGTGTCCCTGGCAGGTCGTCGCAGCTTCCATATCTTTCCTCTTTTCGCCGTCGCCATAGCGCTTCTCTATTACGGGCGGTTTCTCGACAACTTTTTTACCTTCGACGACTTCAAGTACCTGGAGAACATGTACCGGACGCGGGCCGATGTCCTCATCGGCTACGGATCTCTCAGGCTCTTGAGCAATGCGTCATGGTGGCCGCTCTTTGCGCTTTCGGGCTTCGACCCCCTCGGTTACAACCTCTTCGCACTCATCCTCTTCACAGCCAACGCCATTCTGCTTTACGTACTCCTTCTGCGTCTCATACGGGACCGGCAAACTGCCTTTCTGGCGGCAGCATTCTTCGTCGCGGGAAGTGTCGGAGCCGACGCAATCTTCTGGAAGGCCACCAACAGTTCGCTCATCAGCCTGTTTTTCTACCTGGGAAGCCTCATCCTCTACGTCGAGAGCCGCCGCGACGGTTCCACCGGGAAATTCGTAACCGCCTTTCTTCTTTTTGCAGCAGCGATGTTCAGCAAGGAAGAAGCTGCCTCTCTTCCCCTTGTGGCCGCCATGGTCGACATCCTCTTCCTGGACGGCTGGCGGGACCGGCGAGGGCTCGCCAAAAGATTCACCATTCTTTCCACCGTCGTGTTCCTTTACCTGGCAGGAAACGCGCTAGTCTTCAACTACCTGCTGAACGGCCAGGCGGAGCCACAGAAGCTGTTCCGGCTCCGTCCCCTCTATTCGTTCCTGGGGGGTGGCACAGCGTTCTATCTTCACCCGGACGGCTTCATCAGGGTCAACTCGCTGCCGGTCTACCTGACGGTTCTTCTGATCCCGGTCAGTTTCCTCATTGTCCGCGACCGGCGGCTTCTCCTTTTCGGCTACCTCTGGGTCTTTCTGGCCTTCCTTCCCCAGAGCCTCACCGGACTCGGCCAGTTCGAACCTCGCGTCATCGTCAACTCCGTCAGCCGTTATCTCTACATCACATCCATAGGCTCCAGCATCGTCTTCGCCTCCATCCTGATGAGAGGCCGGGGGATTCTTCCCAAGCGTTGGTGGTATCTTCTCTGCGCAGCTGTTCTTGTGATCTTCGTATTTTTTCATTACCAGCGGGTGAAGGTGCGCGGGGAGCTATGGATGAAGTACGGGAACGACATGAAGGAGTTTGTGGCGGAGATGAAGCGGGTGGTGCCGGCGCTTTCGGGGAAATGTCACGTGCATGTGGTGAACGGTCCGGGTGGAAGAGCGTTCATTCAGCAGGCGTTACGGGCGTTTTACGCCAACCCGGAGATATACTGGATTGATGATCCTGAGCAAACCGGGGTTCCTGCGGGAGAGCCGGTTTTCGTTGTGCTCTACCAGGTTCGCCCGGAGGACCCGCTTCAGGTTTTCCAAGTGAGATAGAGAAGGCTTCAAAGGATGTAAAGAAAAAGCCCCACCGGCAGGAGGGGCTTTTTTTGCAAGATTTGAAACGATAGCTCAGGCTAGACGGCGCCCGCCGCACGCCTTCAGGCGGGCATGGGCTTCTCTCAGAATCCTTTCGGTGGTGGCCCAGTCCAGGCACTTGTCGGTAATGGATACTCCGTACCTCAGGGCGGAAGTGTCCTCCCCCATAGGTTGATTACCCCCTTCAAGATAGCTTTCTATCATCACTCCCGAAATCGAGCGGTTCCCCTCTTCGATCTGCCGAACCACCTCCTCGAGTACTAGCGGCTGCCGCTCATGATCCTTGCTGGAGTTCCCATGGCTGCAGTCAACCATGATAGTCGGGAAGAGCCCTGACTTTTCAAGCATCTGCTCGGTCTTGGCGATATCTTCCGGGTGGTAGTTGGGTTTGTGGCCTCCCCGCAGGACTATGTGTACATCCGGGTTGCCGGTCGTGCGGATAATGGATGTGAGTCCCTCCCGGTTGATGCCGAGGAAGCTGTGGGGGTGCAGAGCCGCCTTCATTGCATCAATGGCGATCTGGAGGTTTCCGTCGGTGCCGTTCTTGAATCCGATGGGAAAGGAAAGGCCGCTAGCCATCTCCCGGTGTGTCTGCGACTCGGTGGTACGGGCTCCGATGGCGCCCCACGAGAGATGGTCGGCCAGGTATTCGGGGGTGATCGGGTCGAGCATCTCCGTAGCTACCGGAAGCTGCATCGAGGTTATCTTGGAGAGCAGGCCTCGGGCTATGCCGAGCCCCTTGGAGATGAGATGAGTACCGTTCATGTCGGGGTCGTTGATGAGCCCCTTCCAGCCGATGGTGGTCCGCGGTTTCTCGAAGTAGACACGCATTATCAGGAGGAGCTGGTCGGAGAGCTCACCCGAGAGTCTCGCCAGTCTTCGTGCGTAATCCAGCGCTCCCTCTGCATCGTGGATGGAGCAGGGGCCTACAACGACCATGAGCCGGCGGTCTTTACCCTTGAGGATGTCGGTGATCTGGGCGCGGCTGCTGCTGACGAATTCGCTTGCCCTGTCGGATAGGGGGAAAACCTGCCGCAGGTCGGTGGGGGCGATGATGGGGGTGATGCTGGTGATCTTTAGGTTGTTGGTTCTGATCATGGCCTGCCTTCCTGAACGGTTTTAGGGGCCACAATCTAGCGCGTTTCGGTCGGTTTGTCAAAAAAATCGTGCCTTTCAGGCACCTGCCGCTCATTTTGAAAGGATCGGAGGGTAGCTCCTTCCATCACTGATTTTTGAGGCTGCTCGACAATTTTTCAATGGTGGTGCTTTCCGCCCCCGCGGTGAGCATGTCCGCCACAGCCCGGGCCGAGTCCCCTGAGACGGCGTCGATTCCCCGGATTGCCTCTTCCAGGAGGGTCACTGCGTAGCCGCGGTGCAATGCATCGAGCACGGTCTGACGGACGCAATAATCGGTGGCGAGACCTCCCACATAGAGCCTGACGACTCCCCTGCTTTCGACAAGCTCCTGGAAGGTTTCACCGTTCGGGGTTACTGCAAGAAAACCCGAATATCCATCCTCTCCGGTCTTCATCCCCTTGGATAGGATCGTTACTTCCGGCGGCAGTTCGAGCCCCGGATGAAACCGCGCTCCGTCGGATTCCTGCACACAGTGCCGCGGCCACACTCCGCCATCCTCCCGGAAGTGAAGCGTGTGGAGCGGGTGCCAGTCCCGTGTGGCGAAAATGGGTAGCGCGTATTTCCGGAAGAGCCGGATGTAGCTGTTCAGGAACGGTATGATCCTGTCCCCTTCGGGCACAGGTAACGCGCCCCCCGGACAGAAATCCTTCTGTACATCGATGATCAGTAATGCCGCACCGTTTGGCATGGCTGCACTCCTTCTATGCATTCTATTGTAGAGCATTCTCCGGCAATTGCCACTATCCGAACATGACGCAACGGCTATAAATTGTTTGACATATATATTATTCGAAATATATATTGCTCTAAAATTATCGGGGGAGCATGTGAAAAGTCAGGATCAGTCATACGAGTACCCATGGGCACAGCCGGTTCGGCACAATCACCGCTGGCTTCTTGCAGGCGTGATGGTTCTTGTGATCGCCACAGGCTGGCGCTATCCGGTCTTCGGTTTCGTCGTGCCCGTAGCCATGCTCACCGGGATACTGGGGAGCTTGCTGCGGGGCCGATATGTTTGCGGCAACATCTGTCCGAGGGGTAGCTTTTACGATACCGCCTTCCGCTTCGTGGGAGGGTCACGCCCGATACCTCCGTTGCTACGATCGCCTCTGTTCCGCTGGCTATTCATGGCGCTGCTCATGACCGCTCTTGCACTTCAGATCGCGCAGAAGCCCCACGATCCATTGCACTGGGGGTTCGTCTTCTGGACTGCATGTGCCGTCACCACGGCTCTCGGCATAATACTGGGAACGATATACCGGGCACGCACCTGGTGTTCCTTTTGCCCCGTCGGAACCATTGCTTCCGCGCTCGGCGGAAAGAAATACCAGCTGCAGATCGCGGATCATTGTCGCAGATGTGCCGCCTGCGAGAAGAGCTGTCCAATGGGCTTCTCCATTTCCGCCCACAGTGGCGCAGGCGCCTTGTCCGAAAAGGACTGCCTCAAGTGCTCATCCTGCACAGCTGCCTGTCCGGTCGGCGCCTTGAGCTGGCCGCAGGAGGGGAGTTGATTCAGCTTGTTCCCCTGCGGACTTTTTCCAGGAGTTCCCGCCGCAGTTGGTTTAGTTTTCCGCTGATGGATACCTTGTAGATATGTGGATTTGCGAAACGCAGGCACCCTTCGGGAAGAAGTTGGAGCTCCCGCTTGCACCGCTCGGCCATCTCGTTCAGATCGTCCGATGCCTCCTCCGCGCGTATCCCCTCTCTCATGACGACCTTCCGTAAATCGACCAGTCGTGCGCCCGCCGGGATATAGGTGTACTCCGCGTCGTTGACGGGGTTGTAGACCATCTCTCCCGGACCGCCCATTTCTACCTCCAGGGTAATGACATCCTGAATGAAGGAGCCGTCAGGGGCGACGGCACGCAGGAGCCGCTTCCGGTCGGGAAGGGTCGCCTTGGCGGCCTCGCTCGTAGTCTTCAGTCTGGGCTGATCGCCGATTCGTACCAGTTTGTACACTCCGCCCAGAGCGCCTCCTCCATCCCCCATACATGTCGCAAGTTTCGTCCCTACGCCGTAGGTATCGACCTTTCCCCCCTCCCTCACGATCGACTCGATTACATACTCATCGATCTCGTTGGAAGCTACGATCTGCACCTCTGGGAACCCCGCGTCGTCCAGCATCCGGCGTGCGGTCTTGCTGAGCCAGGCAAGATCCCCCGAGTCGAGACGTATGCCCCACAGATTGTGCCCCCGGCTTCGAAGTTCGCGCGCGACGGTGATCGCGTTGGGGACGCCGCTCTTGAGCGTGTCGTAGGTGTCTACCAGCAGAATGCACTTGTCAGGGAAAGTCTCCGCATAGGCGCGGAAGGCCGAGAGTTCGTCGGGGAAGGACATGATCCAGCTGTGGGCGTGGGTTCCTGCGACGGGAATGCCGAACTGCATCCCGGCCATCACATTGCTCGTGCTGCGAACTCCCCCCACGTATGCAGCACGGGCGACGCTGATGCCCCCGTCGGGGCCGTGGGCGCGGCGCAGTCCGAACTCGATTACGCGGGCGGTTCCCGCAGCGTGAGAGACGCGGGCGGCCTTGGTGGCTACGAGGGTCTGGAAGTTGACGATGTTGAGGAGCGCCGTCTCCACGAATTGCGCTTCCGACAGCGTCCCCTCGACGGTCAGGAGCGGTTCCCGTTCAAAGACCACGGTACCTTCAGGTACGGCGGTCACCTTGCCGCGAAAGCGGAATTCCCTGAGATAGTCGAAGAAGGAGGGAAGGAAGATGTCAAGCCTCTGGAGGTAGGCCAGCTCTTCCTCTGCAAAGCGCAGGTTTTCCAGATAGGACAATGCTGTATCGAGGCCGGCGAAGACGGCGTACCCGCCACGGAAGGGGTTTTTGCGGTAGAAGAGGTCGAAGACGGCGGGAGTCTGATGCATCCCCTTTGAGACATATCCGGCGAGCATGGTCAGCTCGTACAGGTCGGTGATGAGGGGGGAGTAGCGCATTGGAGGCTCCGTCTGGGTGCCTCAATTGTAGCACCTTCCGCTCCTTATGCACTTGCCGGTCTGCAATGAAAAAAGGCAGGGGGGCGCCCCTGCCTTGCTATCTCATTCCGTTGTTCGTCGTTACTTCCTGATGTTGTAGAAGACGTCATGCCCACGGAAGATGGCGGAGGTGTCGAGCTCGTCCTCTATCCTGAGCAACTGGTTGTACTTTGCGACGCGGTCGGTGCGGCACAGGGAACCGGTCTTGATCTGTCCGGAATTTACCGCTACGGCCAGGTCCGCCAGGGTCGTATCTTCCGTTTCCCCCGAGCGGTGAGATATTACGGTGGTGTAGCCGGCGCGCTTCGCCATTTCGATGGCATCGAGAGTTTCGGTGAGTGTGCCGATCTGGTTAAGCTTTATGAGGATCGAGTTTCCGATTCCTTTCCGGATTCCTTCCTTCAGGATCTTCGGGTTGGTGACGAAGAGGTCGTCGCCGACGAGCTGAACCCGCTTTCCGAGCCGTTCGGTCAGGAGCTTCCATCCTTCCCAGTCATTTTCCGCCATGCCGTCCTCGATGGAAACGATCGGATACTTGTTCACCAGGTTTTCATAGAAGTCGACCATCTGCGCCGGAGTCTTTTCCGGCTGGGCCTCGTTCTCTAGGAGGTACTTCCCGTCCTTCCAAAGTTCCGAAGATGCAACGTCGAGGGCGAGAAGCACATCTT from Geobacter sp. DSM 9736 includes the following:
- the serA gene encoding phosphoglycerate dehydrogenase, with translation MKVIVTDEVASEGLALLSQDPRIKMDVRLGLSKEQLLDVIGEYEVIITRSGTTVDRDVLDAGKKLKMVARAGVGIDNVDVDYASTKGVIVVNAPFGNTNSAAEHTLSLLLSFCRNVPKANASLKGGDWKRAPFTGYELKGKVAGVIGLGKVGGRVATRLKAFECEVLACDPYISVKRAHDLGVKLVSHDEIYKQCDIVTVHTPLNDETKNMIGERELGMMKQGVIVLNVARGGILNEEALLSFLEKGKVAGAAIDVFSEEPPKSEAVKRLIAHDKVVVTPHLGANTFEAQVNVAVDVSREILNYLDDQPLENAVNIPRFDLALMDQMRPFLNLMSAMCDFGIQLLDTNPAKVTFGYSGTIAHYDCTPLTVCGIAALLNRRVEQDVNMVNATLIAENMGIVIEETKSTQVDAFSNLVTLAIEGEGGKRRLISGTLFEGAPRIVRLRDYSIEFALDEHMLLLNYEDRPGMIGKIGTIMGTHGINIASMSLGRREKKGEAMVILSLDSAVPPEVVEEVRDSISASFIRAIHMRIGTCNRGCGCGV
- a CDS encoding 3-deoxy-7-phosphoheptulonate synthase, yielding MIRTNNLKITSITPIIAPTDLRQVFPLSDRASEFVSSSRAQITDILKGKDRRLMVVVGPCSIHDAEGALDYARRLARLSGELSDQLLLIMRVYFEKPRTTIGWKGLINDPDMNGTHLISKGLGIARGLLSKITSMQLPVATEMLDPITPEYLADHLSWGAIGARTTESQTHREMASGLSFPIGFKNGTDGNLQIAIDAMKAALHPHSFLGINREGLTSIIRTTGNPDVHIVLRGGHKPNYHPEDIAKTEQMLEKSGLFPTIMVDCSHGNSSKDHERQPLVLEEVVRQIEEGNRSISGVMIESYLEGGNQPMGEDTSALRYGVSITDKCLDWATTERILREAHARLKACGGRRLA
- a CDS encoding isochorismatase family protein, whose translation is MPNGAALLIIDVQKDFCPGGALPVPEGDRIIPFLNSYIRLFRKYALPIFATRDWHPLHTLHFREDGGVWPRHCVQESDGARFHPGLELPPEVTILSKGMKTGEDGYSGFLAVTPNGETFQELVESRGVVRLYVGGLATDYCVRQTVLDALHRGYAVTLLEEAIRGIDAVSGDSARAVADMLTAGAESTTIEKLSSSLKNQ
- a CDS encoding 4Fe-4S binding protein, with translation MKSQDQSYEYPWAQPVRHNHRWLLAGVMVLVIATGWRYPVFGFVVPVAMLTGILGSLLRGRYVCGNICPRGSFYDTAFRFVGGSRPIPPLLRSPLFRWLFMALLMTALALQIAQKPHDPLHWGFVFWTACAVTTALGIILGTIYRARTWCSFCPVGTIASALGGKKYQLQIADHCRRCAACEKSCPMGFSISAHSGAGALSEKDCLKCSSCTAACPVGALSWPQEGS
- a CDS encoding nicotinate phosphoribosyltransferase, which produces MRYSPLITDLYELTMLAGYVSKGMHQTPAVFDLFYRKNPFRGGYAVFAGLDTALSYLENLRFAEEELAYLQRLDIFLPSFFDYLREFRFRGKVTAVPEGTVVFEREPLLTVEGTLSEAQFVETALLNIVNFQTLVATKAARVSHAAGTARVIEFGLRRAHGPDGGISVARAAYVGGVRSTSNVMAGMQFGIPVAGTHAHSWIMSFPDELSAFRAYAETFPDKCILLVDTYDTLKSGVPNAITVARELRSRGHNLWGIRLDSGDLAWLSKTARRMLDDAGFPEVQIVASNEIDEYVIESIVREGGKVDTYGVGTKLATCMGDGGGALGGVYKLVRIGDQPRLKTTSEAAKATLPDRKRLLRAVAPDGSFIQDVITLEVEMGGPGEMVYNPVNDAEYTYIPAGARLVDLRKVVMREGIRAEEASDDLNEMAERCKRELQLLPEGCLRFANPHIYKVSISGKLNQLRRELLEKVRRGTS